A genomic segment from Nicotiana sylvestris chromosome 1, ASM39365v2, whole genome shotgun sequence encodes:
- the LOC104235836 gene encoding U1 small nuclear ribonucleoprotein C-like isoform X2, whose protein sequence is MPRYYCDYCDTYLTHDSPSVRKQHNAGYKHKANVRSYYLKFEEEQTQILIDQKIKERLGQAAAYQQIGAAYNQHLAAFPGQRPRLPMIPPPMLPVPGAMPPQLVPGARPPILPIPVPGPPGYSVVPPTAPIAGQVLPVSSLPMQPSSLLAPPALNPLAGVPGGAAPPTSSSAPVHATQSMYQPNPNGIAAPSMNATTTS, encoded by the exons ATGCCTCG GTATTACTGTGACTATTGCGACACTTACTTGACACATGATTCC CCTTCTGTCAGAAAACAGCATAATGCCGGTTACAAACACAAG GCCAATGTACGGTCTTATTATCTGAAGTTTGAGGAGGAGCAAACACAAATTCTGATAGATCAGAAAATCAAGGAGCGCCTTGGGCAGGCAGCAGCATACCAGCAAATTGGCGCAGCTTATAATCAACATCTTGCTGCGTTCCCTGGGCAACGACCTCGCCTACCGATGATACCACCTCCTATGCTGCCTGTTCCAGGAGCCATGCCTCCGCAATTAGTGCCAGGTGCCAGGCCTCCCATTTTGCCAATTCCTGTTCCTGGTCCTCCAG GTTATTCAGTGGTTCCTCCAACTGCACCAATTGCAGGACAGGTGTTGCCTGTTTCATCCTTGCCGATGCAACCTAGTTCTCTTCTAGCTCCTCCTGCACTGAACCCCCTTGCAGGTGTTCCAGGTGGAGCGGCTCCACCTACTTCAAGCAGTGCCCCTGTTCATGCTACACAATCAATGTACCAGCCAAATCCCAATGGAATTGCCGCCCCTTCTATGAATGCTACAACTACCAGCTAG
- the LOC104235836 gene encoding U1 small nuclear ribonucleoprotein C-like isoform X1 — translation MPRYYCDYCDTYLTHDSPSVRKQHNAGYKHKANVRSYYLKFEEEQTQILIDQKIKERLGQAAAYQQIGAAYNQHLAAFPGQRPRLPMIPPPMLPVPGAMPPQLVPGARPPILPIPVPGPPGTNPCYSVVPPTAPIAGQVLPVSSLPMQPSSLLAPPALNPLAGVPGGAAPPTSSSAPVHATQSMYQPNPNGIAAPSMNATTTS, via the exons ATGCCTCG GTATTACTGTGACTATTGCGACACTTACTTGACACATGATTCC CCTTCTGTCAGAAAACAGCATAATGCCGGTTACAAACACAAG GCCAATGTACGGTCTTATTATCTGAAGTTTGAGGAGGAGCAAACACAAATTCTGATAGATCAGAAAATCAAGGAGCGCCTTGGGCAGGCAGCAGCATACCAGCAAATTGGCGCAGCTTATAATCAACATCTTGCTGCGTTCCCTGGGCAACGACCTCGCCTACCGATGATACCACCTCCTATGCTGCCTGTTCCAGGAGCCATGCCTCCGCAATTAGTGCCAGGTGCCAGGCCTCCCATTTTGCCAATTCCTGTTCCTGGTCCTCCAGGTACCAATCCAT GTTATTCAGTGGTTCCTCCAACTGCACCAATTGCAGGACAGGTGTTGCCTGTTTCATCCTTGCCGATGCAACCTAGTTCTCTTCTAGCTCCTCCTGCACTGAACCCCCTTGCAGGTGTTCCAGGTGGAGCGGCTCCACCTACTTCAAGCAGTGCCCCTGTTCATGCTACACAATCAATGTACCAGCCAAATCCCAATGGAATTGCCGCCCCTTCTATGAATGCTACAACTACCAGCTAG
- the LOC104235838 gene encoding uncharacterized protein: TEAEFSASLVIRGVEEFVSPNSIHSFKFPQRKRIWLATRNWSCIRRVEMKFWDWYLKIAVVSAMIGGSMELFMIKTGFYDKVTVLEAEKRAWENSPEAKAVRDALNPWRHQDAEARKDS; encoded by the exons ACTGAAGCAGAGTTCTCAGCATCGCTAGTTATCAGAGGAGTAGAAGAATTCGTATCCCCAAATAGCATACACAGTTTCAAGTTCCCACAAAGGAAGAGGATTTGGTTGGCAACTAG GAATTGGAGCTGTATTAGAAGGGTTGAAATGAAATTCTGGGATTGGTATTTGAAAATTGCAGTTGTTTCCGCCATGATTGGAGGTTCCATGGAGTTGTTCATGATCAAAACTGGCTTTT ATGATAAGGTGACTGTTCTAGAGGCAGAAAAGAGAGCCTGGGAAAATTCTCCTGAAGCCAAGGCTGTCAGAGATGCTCTCAATCCATGGAGACATCAGGATGCAGAAGCAAGAAAAGATTCTTAG